A portion of the Meleagris gallopavo isolate NT-WF06-2002-E0010 breed Aviagen turkey brand Nicholas breeding stock chromosome 18, Turkey_5.1, whole genome shotgun sequence genome contains these proteins:
- the LOC104913622 gene encoding HLA class II histocompatibility antigen, DM beta chain — translation MKAAMLPMGPTGFRVLGAMGLALSCGTAGAFVVHMASSCLLTANGSLGGFDLIVAFNKNPLVCYDPDAYIFYPCDGWLLHDVATLVAIFLNNNATWVQRAEARRQACTELAAQFWAHTALRRTPPQVRIVPIPISNDPDSVRLICHVWGFFPPAVTIQWLQNGLVVASEDTKLLPNGDWTYRTQTTLRASTAAGSTYTCSVWHSSLEQPLQVDWSPNLSLGMMAQVAVAVMALTLGLVAFSAGVFSFCQRPRGPGAGPSPHPDAGSDSNPGPQSDPRPSSGPHPSPGPHSGSDPHPGPGPHPSPDPHSVSDPHPGPGPGPGFASGPYP, via the exons ATGAAGGCTGCAATGCTCCCGATGGGGCCGACGGGTTTCAGGGTGCTGGGGGCGATGGGGCTGGCGCTGAGCTGCGGGACAGCAG GCGCCTTCGTGGTGCACATGgccagctcctgcctgctgACAGCCAATGGCTCCCTGGGGGGCTTTGACCTCATCGTGGCCTTCAACAAGAACCCCCTGGTGTGCTACGACCCCGACGCCTACATCTTCTACCCCTGTGACGGGTGGCTGCTGCACGATGTTGCCACTTTGGTCGCCATCTTCCTAAATAATAATGCCACATGGGTGCAGCGTGCAGAGGCGCGCAGACAGGCGTGCACTGAGCTGGCTGCACAGTTCTgggcacacacagcactgcgGAGGA CACCACCCCAAGTCCGCAtcgtccccatccccatctccaacGACCCCGACAGCGTCCGCCTCATCTGCCACGTCTGGGGCTTCTTCCCACCTGCGGTGACCATCCAGTGGCTGCAAAACGGCCTCGTGGTGGCCTCAGAAGACACCAAACTGCTGCCCAATGGGGACTGGACCTACAGGACACAGACGACCCTGAGGGCCAGCACTGCAGCGGGGAGCACCTACACATGTTCAGTGTGGCACTCCAGCCTGGAGCAGCCGCTGCAGGTGGACTGGA GTCCCAATTTGTCTCTGGGGATGATGGCACAGGTGGCAGTGGCAGTCATGGCGCTGACCTTGGGGTTGGTGGCATTCAGCGCTGGGGTTTTCAGCTTCTGTCAGAGGCCACGGG GTCCTGGTGCTGGTCCCAGTCCCCATCCTGATGCGGGTTCTGATTCCAATCCTGGTCCTCAAAGTGATCCCCGTCCAAGTTCTGGTCCCCATCCCAGTCCTGGTCCTCATTCTGGTTCTGATCCTCATCCCGGTCCTGGTCCCCATCCCAGTCCTGATCCCCATTCTGTTTCTGATCCACATCCCGGTCCTGGTCCCGGTCCTGGCTTTGCTTCTGGTCCCTATCCTTGA
- the DMB2 gene encoding LOW QUALITY PROTEIN: HLA class II histocompatibility antigen, DM beta chain (The sequence of the model RefSeq protein was modified relative to this genomic sequence to represent the inferred CDS: inserted 1 base in 1 codon), with the protein MGSLPALPSPCCXPNSGAFMVHMASSCPLAANGSLLGFDLTVAFNKNPLVCYDPDVRRFNACDWRLLHDVAEWIASSLNNDSTWVQRAEARRRTCSKLAAQFWAQTALRRTQPQVRIIPAQTGNPSVPIRLTCHVWGFYPPEVTIIWLHNGDIVGPGDHSPMSAIPNGNWTYQTQVALSVAPEVGDTYTCSVQHASLEEPLLEDWSPGLTLEVTLMVAVATVAMVLGLGLLLIGVFCWRAQPPAPGYTPLPGHNYPSGSI; encoded by the exons ATGGGgtcactgccagcactgccatctCCCTGCT CCCCCAATTCAGGCGCCTTCATGGTGCACATGGCCAGCTCCTGCCCGCTGGCTGCCAACGGCTCTCTGCTGGGCTTCGACCTCACCGTGGCCTTCAACAAGAACCCCCTGGTGTGTTACGACCCCGACGTCCGCCGCTTCAACGCCTGCGATTGGAGGCTGCTGCACGACGTGGCTGAATGGAttgccagttccctcaacaaCGACAGCACCTGGGTGCAGCGCGCAGAGGCGCGGAGACGGACGTGCAGCAAACTGGCTGCACAGTTCTGGGCACAGACAGCACTGCGGAGGA ctcagccccaggTCCGCATCATCCCTGCACAGACAGGGAACCCCAGCGTGCCCATCCGCCTCACCTGCCACGTGTGGGGCTTCTACCCCCCCGAGGTGACCATCATCTGGCTGCACAATGGGGACATCGTGGGGCCCGGAGACCACTCGCCCATGTCCGCCATCCCCAATGGGAACTGGACCTACCAGACACAGGTGGCTCTTTCAGTGGCCCCGGAGGTGGGGGACACCTACACGTGCTCAGTGCAGCATGCCAGCTTGGAGGAGCCCCTCCTGGAGGACTGGA GTCCTGGGCTGACACTGGAGGTGACTCTGATGGTGGCTGTGGCCACTGTTGCAATGGTGCTGGGGCTCGGCTTGCTCCTCATTGGTGTCTTCTGCTGGCGGGCCCAGCCCCCTGCCCCAG GTTACACCCCACTTCCCGGTCACAACTACCCTTCAG gCAGCATCTGA
- the LOC100545817 gene encoding class I histocompatibility antigen, F10 alpha chain isoform X1 yields MGSWGILGWGLLLLRGVCGAAGEPHSLRYFCTAMTDPGTGLPWFVYVGYVDGEIFVHYDSTARRFVPRKEWMAANMDQQYWDGQTEIGQSDEQINRVDLNILQERFNQSGGSHTVQRKIGCDILEDGTTRGYHQVAYDGRDFIAFDKDKKTFTAAVPEAVLTKRKWEADPTYVDQRKHYLEETCVQWLRRHMEHGKAELERREPPEVRVWGKKADGILTLSCRAHGFYPRPIDVSWMKDGVAQNQDTQSGGIAPNSDGTYHTLVTIDARPEDWDKYQCRVEHASLQQPGFYSWEPSQPNLVPIVVGVIVAIVAIAIVGGVGFIIYRSHAGKKEKGYNIAPAQDGGSTSSGTGSDRPVI; encoded by the exons ATGGGGTCGTGGGGGAtcctgggctgggggctgctttTGCTCCGCGGCGTGTGCGGGGCGGCGGGCG AGCCACACTCCCTGCGGTACTTCTGCACCGCGATGACGGATCCCGGCACCGGGCTGCCCTGGTTCGTGTATGTGGGGTATGTGGACGGCGAGATCTTCGTGCACTATGACAGCACCGCGCGGAGGTTCGTGCCCCGCAAGGAGTGGATGGCGGCCAACATGGACCAGCAGTACTGGGACGGACAGACGGAGATCGGACAGAGCGATGAGCAGATTAACCGTGTGGACCTGAACATACTGCAGGAACGCTTCAACCAGAGCGGCG GGTCTCACACGGTGCAGCGGAAGATAGGCTGTGACATTCTTGAGGACGGCACCACCCGGGGGTATCATCAGGTGGCGTATGATGGGAGAGACTTCATTGCCTTTGACAAAGACAAGAAGACGTTCACTGCAGCAGTTCCAGAGGCAGTTCTCACCAAGAGGAAATGGGAGGCGGATCCAACTTATGTTGATCAACGGAAGCATTACCTGGAGGAAACCTGTGTGCAGTGGCTGCGGAGACACATGGAGCAcgggaaggcagagctggagagGAGAG AGCCGCCCGAGGTGCGAGTGTGGGGGAAGAAGGCTGACGGGATCCTGACCTTGTCCTGCCGCGCTCACGGCTTCTACCCGCGACCCATCGACGTCAGCTGGATGAAGGACGGCGTGGCGCAGAACCAGGACACCCAATCGGGGGGCATTGCGCCCAACAGCGATGGCACCTACCACACCTTGGTCACCATCGATGCACGGCCGGAGGACTGGGACAAGTACCAGTGCCGCGTGGAGCACGCCAGCCTGCAACAGCCCGGCTTCTACTCGTGGG AGCCATCACAGCCCAACCTGGTCCCCATCGTGGTGGGGGTGATTGTCGCCATTGTGGCCATCGCCATCGTGGGTGGTGTTGGATTCATCATCTACAGAAGCCATGCAG ggaagaaagagaagggctACAACATTGCCCCTG CCCAGGATGGTGGATCCACCAGCTCAGGCACAG GGAGCGACCGCCCCGTCAtctga
- the LOC100545817 gene encoding class I histocompatibility antigen, F10 alpha chain isoform X2 — translation MGSWGILGWGLLLLRGVCGAAGEPHSLRYFCTAMTDPGTGLPWFVYVGYVDGEIFVHYDSTARRFVPRKEWMAANMDQQYWDGQTEIGQSDEQINRVDLNILQERFNQSGGSHTVQRKIGCDILEDGTTRGYHQVAYDGRDFIAFDKDKKTFTAAVPEAVLTKRKWEADPTYVDQRKHYLEETCVQWLRRHMEHGKAELERREPPEVRVWGKKADGILTLSCRAHGFYPRPIDVSWMKDGVAQNQDTQSGGIAPNSDGTYHTLVTIDARPEDWDKYQCRVEHASLQQPGFYSWEPSQPNLVPIVVGVIVAIVAIAIVGGVGFIIYRSHAGKKEKGYNIAPGSDRPVI, via the exons ATGGGGTCGTGGGGGAtcctgggctgggggctgctttTGCTCCGCGGCGTGTGCGGGGCGGCGGGCG AGCCACACTCCCTGCGGTACTTCTGCACCGCGATGACGGATCCCGGCACCGGGCTGCCCTGGTTCGTGTATGTGGGGTATGTGGACGGCGAGATCTTCGTGCACTATGACAGCACCGCGCGGAGGTTCGTGCCCCGCAAGGAGTGGATGGCGGCCAACATGGACCAGCAGTACTGGGACGGACAGACGGAGATCGGACAGAGCGATGAGCAGATTAACCGTGTGGACCTGAACATACTGCAGGAACGCTTCAACCAGAGCGGCG GGTCTCACACGGTGCAGCGGAAGATAGGCTGTGACATTCTTGAGGACGGCACCACCCGGGGGTATCATCAGGTGGCGTATGATGGGAGAGACTTCATTGCCTTTGACAAAGACAAGAAGACGTTCACTGCAGCAGTTCCAGAGGCAGTTCTCACCAAGAGGAAATGGGAGGCGGATCCAACTTATGTTGATCAACGGAAGCATTACCTGGAGGAAACCTGTGTGCAGTGGCTGCGGAGACACATGGAGCAcgggaaggcagagctggagagGAGAG AGCCGCCCGAGGTGCGAGTGTGGGGGAAGAAGGCTGACGGGATCCTGACCTTGTCCTGCCGCGCTCACGGCTTCTACCCGCGACCCATCGACGTCAGCTGGATGAAGGACGGCGTGGCGCAGAACCAGGACACCCAATCGGGGGGCATTGCGCCCAACAGCGATGGCACCTACCACACCTTGGTCACCATCGATGCACGGCCGGAGGACTGGGACAAGTACCAGTGCCGCGTGGAGCACGCCAGCCTGCAACAGCCCGGCTTCTACTCGTGGG AGCCATCACAGCCCAACCTGGTCCCCATCGTGGTGGGGGTGATTGTCGCCATTGTGGCCATCGCCATCGTGGGTGGTGTTGGATTCATCATCTACAGAAGCCATGCAG ggaagaaagagaagggctACAACATTGCCCCTG GGAGCGACCGCCCCGTCAtctga